The nucleotide window GCCGCACCGGGGATAACAAGGTATCCGATGACGAGCAGTACGCCCACTGCGGTGGATGCTGCGACAACTACTGCAGCGATCGCACCATTGAGTAGTAGATCGATGAGGGTGACGTTGATCCCCGAGGCACTCGCGCCTTGACGATCAAAAGCGACGAAGACTTGTTTGTTCCATGACAGCGCGATCACGGCGTAGGCGAAGGCGCAGACGATGAGGGATTGTATGAGGCGCGGTTCGCTGATTTCGAGGAGCCTGCCGAACATCAGGGCTTCGAGTTGTCCGGACATTTCGCCTTTTTTGAGTGACAGGACGATGCCGAGGGAAAAGAAGCTTGTGAGCACGACTGCGGTGCCTGCTTCGGAGGGGTGTTTGCGGTGAACCGCTGTCAACACGATGGCAACGATAGCCCCCACCGCTGCAGCCCAGGGGATGATCGCGTCGATTCCGCCGAAGAGTGCACCGGCGACTACTCCGGGGAAGATGGAGTGCACGC belongs to Corynebacterium argentoratense DSM 44202 and includes:
- a CDS encoding metal ABC transporter permease, whose protein sequence is MLLEPITGAPYLTRAFIMLMALGIVSGLVGVIVNLRALEFNAEACVHSIFPGVVAGALFGGIDAIIPWAAAVGAIVAIVLTAVHRKHPSEAGTAVVLTSFFSLGIVLSLKKGEMSGQLEALMFGRLLEISEPRLIQSLIVCAFAYAVIALSWNKQVFVAFDRQGASASGINVTLIDLLLNGAIAAVVVAASTAVGVLLVIGYLVIPGAAGRLVAGSIKTMATIAVLLGAIGGYIGMLALDIPTSHSISPQASVALSVVGLYFIMLAVSKAAPSAFASSATEGARS